In a single window of the Pedococcus dokdonensis genome:
- a CDS encoding MBL fold metallo-hydrolase gives MRITHLGHASLLLEVADARILLDPGVWSPAAQEVRDLDAVLVTHQHPDHLDQERLPDLLKANPGAQLVADPDTAKLLQDKGIDATSFAAGDTVTLGAVTVQGVGELHALIHDEIPVIHNTGMRVSAEGEPTFFHPGDALDAEPEGVDVLAFPLNAPWARSRDLTGFLRRLAAPHAIPVHDGLLSQAGRTLYLNQAANLGSQETRIADLAGGEPAEFRPGA, from the coding sequence ATGCGAATCACCCACCTCGGTCACGCCAGCCTGCTTCTCGAGGTCGCGGACGCGCGCATCCTCCTCGACCCCGGTGTCTGGTCGCCGGCGGCCCAGGAGGTGCGTGACCTCGACGCCGTCCTCGTCACCCACCAGCACCCCGACCACCTCGACCAGGAGCGGCTCCCCGACCTGCTGAAGGCCAACCCGGGCGCCCAGCTGGTCGCCGATCCCGACACGGCGAAGCTTTTGCAGGACAAGGGGATCGATGCGACGTCGTTCGCCGCTGGCGACACCGTCACGCTGGGGGCGGTGACCGTGCAGGGCGTCGGCGAGCTGCATGCCCTGATCCACGACGAGATCCCCGTGATCCACAACACCGGGATGCGGGTCAGCGCCGAGGGTGAGCCCACGTTCTTCCACCCCGGTGACGCGCTCGACGCCGAGCCCGAGGGAGTGGACGTGCTGGCCTTCCCGCTCAACGCGCCGTGGGCTCGCAGTCGCGACCTGACCGGCTTCCTCCGGCGGCTGGCGGCGCCGCACGCCATCCCGGTCCACGACGGGCTGCTCAGCCAGGCCGGTCGCACCCTCTACCTGAACCAGGCCGCGAACCTCGGCTCGCAGGAGACCCGGATCGCCGACCTGGCCGGCGGTGAGCCGGCCGAGTTCCGCCCCGGCGCCTGA